The following are encoded together in the Triticum dicoccoides isolate Atlit2015 ecotype Zavitan chromosome 6B, WEW_v2.0, whole genome shotgun sequence genome:
- the LOC119321798 gene encoding beta-1,3-galactosyltransferase GALT1-like, whose amino-acid sequence MWTTKQLCIAVLITFFSPLIVRHLILNSPISGTSRYHILHANPLAWLSNRVDADAPAANPANARVVSSTADDSGSLDPRNSSTRVVSSPADDSSSLDPRNSSTERLHWLDTWNHMKQLTNVSTGLPHATEAIKDARTAWENLMTTVQNATSPGTEKRRLCPYSVCRMDASKSAGGHFTMDIPCGLVAGSSITVIGTPGSLSGNFWIDLVGTALPGEPEEPIVLRYGVRLTGDKLAQGPAIVQNAFTASNGWGYEDRCPYNNSNNATQVDDLERCNSMVGSIMNSTRHTGLKQGGKPSTYFPFRQGYLAITTLRIGLEGIHMTVDGKHITSFAYRAGSEPWFGTQVRIFGDFKLASAIASGLPTSEDLENSLDLEMLKSSPIPAGKDLDLLIGIFSTANNFKRRMAIRRTWMQYDAVRNGTVAVRFFVGLTNAVSAKYLMKTDDDAFVRVHEIYSSVKQLNVSNGLLYGRINSNSGPHRNSESKWYISPEEWPEEKYPPWAHGPGYVVSQDIAKTINIWYKTSRLKMFKLEDVAMGIWVDEMKKGGLPVRYKTDKRIHIDGCKEGYIVAHYQEPRNMLCIWETLLRTNQAMCCN is encoded by the exons ATGTGGACAACAAAGCAGCTCTGCATCGCAGTTCTGATCACCTTCTTTTCTCCGCTTATCGTGCGACATTTGATATTGAACAGCCCCATATCAGGAACATCCCGCTATCATATTCTCCATGCCAATCCCCTTGCATGGCTCAGCAACCGAGTGGACGCAGATGCACCAGCAGCCAATCCAGCGAATGCGCGGGTGGTATCATCAACAGCGGATGATTCAGGCAGCCTGGATCCCAGAAATTCCTCTACTAGGGTGGTATCATCACCAGCGGATGATTCAAGCAGTCTGGATCCCAGAAACTCCTCTACTGAAAGGCTACACTGGCTAGACACATGGAACCATATGAAGCAGCTAACCAATGTCTCCACTGGCCTTCCCCATGCGACCGAAGCGATCAAAGATGCAAGAACCGCATGGGAAAACTTGATGACAACGGTTCAAAATGCAACTTCTCCAGGAACAGAGAAGCGGAGGCTCTGCCCGTACTCGGTTTGCAGAATGGACGCCTCCAAGTCGGCGGGCGGTCACTTTACCATGGACATACCGTGTGGGCTCGTCGCAGGTTCTTCCATAACTGTCATAGGCACTCCTGGCAGCCTGTCTGGTAACTTCTGGATTGATCTTGTCGGGACGGCACTCCCGGGGGAACCTGAAGAACCCATTGTGCTGCGGTACGGTGTTCGTCTAACCGGCGATAAACTTGCTCAAGGTCCGGCCATAGTGCAGAACGCCTTCACTGCAAGTAATGGCTGGGGTTATGAGGACCGTTGCCCCTACAATAACTCCAACAATGCAACTCAAG TGGATGATTTGGAGAGATGCAATTCCATGGTGGGCAGCATAATGAACTCTACACGTCACACTGGTCTCAAGCAAGGTGGAAAGCCAAGCACATATTTTCCTTTTAGGCAGGGCTACCTTGCTATCACAACTCTCCGGATAGGGCTCGAAGGAATACATATGACGGTTGACGGGAAACATATTACTTCATTCGCATACAGAGCG GGCTCGGAACCTTGGTTTGGCACTCAAGTAAGGATTTTTGGTGACTTCAAGCTAGCAAGTGCCATTGCAAGTGGACTGCctacctccgaagacttggagaacaGCTTGGATCTTGAAATGCTCAAGTCATCACCTATTCCAGCCGGCAAAGATCTCGACCTTCTGATCGGCATCTTCTCAACAGCAAACAACTTCAAGCGTAGAATGGCGATTCGGAGGACGTGGATGCAATATGACGCAGTGCGTAACGGAACAGTTGCGGTCCGATTTTTTGTTGGCCTG ACCAATGCTGTGTCAGCCAAGTATCTGATGAAAACAGATGATGATGCTTTTGTTCGAGTGCACGAAATCTACTCCTCGGTAAAACAGCTTAATGTCAGCAACGGTCTGCTCTATGGTCGCATCAATTCAAACTCGGGTCCTCACCGGAATAGTGAAAGCAAGTGGTACATAAGCCCAGAG GAATGGCCTGAAGAGAAATACCCACCATGGGCTCATGGACCAGGATATGTGGTTTCACAAGACATCGCAAAGACAATCAACATTTGGTATAAAACAAGTCGTCTAAAG ATGTTCAAACTAGAAGATGTCGCGATGGGCATATGGGTTGACGAAATGAAGAAGGGCGGTTTACCCGTGAGATACAAAACAGATAAGAGGATTCACATTGATGGTTGTAAGGAGGGGTACATTGTTGCCCACTATCAAGAACCAAGGAATATGCTATGCATATGGGAGACACTCCTAAGGACAAATCAAGCTATGTGCTGCAACTAA
- the LOC119322811 gene encoding pyridoxine/pyridoxamine 5'-phosphate oxidase 1, chloroplastic-like yields the protein MLTAVSKFRNKSGLASTTRVMPFFLSTSATATATPLCPPPSPYPSPHFRLPSPPRRGLAFLAASAPQRDLFPTPRQAMASLATSTAAAAAAEVTHLSQRDAADIDEQLMGPLGFSVDQLMELAGLSVATAVAEVYKLSEHTRVLIICGPGNNGGDGLVAARHLYHFGYKPFVCYPKRTAKPLYSGLVTQLESLAIPFVPVEDLPQDLSGQYDIVIDAMFGFSFHGTPRPPFDDLIQMLVSLSVVGDSAKRPPIVSVDIPSGWHVEEGDVSGGGIKPDMLVSLTAPKLCAKKFTGPHHFLGGRFVPPPISSKYGLELPPYPGTSMCVRIGKVPSVDISSLRENYISPELLENQVMPNPFDQFRTWFDEAVTAGLREPNAMALTTVNKAGKPSSRMVLLKGVDKQGFVWYTNYGSQKAHDLSENSNAALLFYWNEMNRQVRVEGSVQKVSEEESEKYFHSRPRGSQLGAIVSKQSTVISGREVLQQAYKELEQKYSDGSFIPKPDYWGGYRLTPNLFEFWQGQQSRLHDRLQYSQREIGGGTEWHIQRLSP from the exons ATGCTGACCGCCGTGTCCAAGTTCCGCAACAAATCCGGTCTCGCCAGCACCACCCGTGTTATGCCCTTCTTCCTCTctacctccgccaccgccaccgccactccGCTCTGCCCTCCTCCGTCCCCATACCCTAGCCCCCACTTCCGCCTCCCTTCCCCGCCCCGCCGCGGCCTCGCCTTCCTCGCCGCCTCTGCGCCGCAGCGGGACCTGTTCCCCACGCCCAGGCAGGCCATGGCGTCGCTGGCGACGTcgacggcggccgccgccgccgcggaggtGACGCACCTCTCGCAGCGCGACGCTGCGGATATCGACGAGCAGCTCATGGGGCCCCTCGGTTTCAGCGTCGACCAGCTCATG GAGCTCGCCGGGCTAAGCGTCGCTACTGCCGTTGCGGAG GTTTATAAGTTGAGTGAACACACAAGGGTTCTTATCATCTGTGGTCCGGGAAATAATGGTGGTGATGGTCTGGTTGCTGCTCGGCATCTTTATCATTTTGGATACAAGCCCTTTGTTTGTTATCCAAAACGTACAGCAAAACCTCTGTATTCTGGCCTTGTTACTCAG CTTGAATCGCTGGCTATCCCGTTTGTGCCTGTTGAAGACCTACCTCAGGATTTATCAGGGCAGTACGACATTGTTATTGATGCGATGTTTGGTTTCTCATTTCATG GAACACCCCGTCCACCCTTTGATGATCTTATCCAAATGCTTGTTTCATTGAGTGTTGTTGGTGATTCAGCGAAAAGACCGCCAATTGTTTCTGTCGATATCCCTTCTGGGTGGCATGTAGAGGAGGGAGATGTCAGTGGAGGAGGAATTAAGCCTGATATGCTG GTATCATTGACCGCACCAAAGCTCTGTGCCAAAAAATTTACTGGACCCCACCATTTCCTAGGGGGTAGGTTTGTTCCGCCTCCCATTTCAAGCAAATATGGGCTTGAACTTCCTCCATATCCTGGAACCTCTATGTGTGTGAGAATTGGAAAAGTGCCGTCAGTTGACATTTCATCTCTCAGGGAGAATTATATTTCCCCGGAACTTCTTGAGAATCAAGTGATGCCTAATCCGTTTGACCAG TTTCGTACTTGGTTTGATGAAGCAGTTACTGCTGGCCTGCGCGAACCTAATGCCATGGCTTTAACAACTGTCAATAAAGCGGGAAAGCC TTCTTCAAGAATGGTTCTTTTAAAAGGCGTTGATAAGCAGGGATTCGTTTG GTACACAAATTACGGTAGCCAAAAAGCGCATGATTTATCGGAAAATTCAAATGCGGCACTTCTTTTCTACTGGAATGAGATGAACCGACAG GTTAGAGTAGAAGGGTCAGTTCAGAAGGTCTCAGAAGAAGAATCTGAGAAGTATTTCCACAGCCGCCCACGTGGAAGTCAGCTTGGTGCAATTGTTAGCAAGCAG AGCACTGTCATTTCTGGAAGAGAAGTTCTCCAACAAGCGTACAAGGAATTGGAGCAAAAATATTCTGACGG TAGCTTCATCCCAAAACCTGATTACTGGGGTGGCTACAGATTGACACCAAATCTTTTTGAGTTCTGGCAAGGCCAACAGTCTCGTCTGCATGACCG GCTACAGTATTCACAGCGAGAAATAGGTGGGGGTACAGAATGGCACATCCAAAGGTTGTCCCCTTGA